In Zalophus californianus isolate mZalCal1 chromosome 4, mZalCal1.pri.v2, whole genome shotgun sequence, the following proteins share a genomic window:
- the SMPDL3B gene encoding acid sphingomyelinase-like phosphodiesterase 3b isoform X4, whose protein sequence is MADPAQQFRWLEDVLTRASQAKEMVYIIGHVPPGFFEKTRNKAWFREGFNEEYLKVVRKHHRVIAGQFFGHHHTDSFRMFYSDAGAPISVMFLTPGVTPWKTTLPGVVNGANNPGIRVFEYDRASLSLQDMVTYFVNLSQANAQGTPLWEPEYRLTEAYGVPDAGARSMHAALGRIADDPGALQRYYVYNSVSYDREACGPACRAEHLCALREVAFDAYAACLRAPGAAPAPQLALLLAALLGPRALLALLAP, encoded by the exons ATGGCAGACCCTGCCCAGCAGTTCCGGTGGCTGGAAGATGTGCTGACCCGGGCATCCCAAGCTAAGGAGATG GTGTACATTATTGGCCACGTGCCCCCGGGCTTCTTCGAGAAGACGCGGAACAAAGCGTGGTTCCGGGAGGGCTTCAATGAGGAGTACCTGAAGGTGGTCCGGAAGCACCATCGAGTCATCGCAGGGCAGTTCTTCGGGCACCACCACACCGACAGCTTCCGGATGTTCTACAGTGATGCAG GTGCTCCCATCAGTGTCATGTTCCTTACCCCTGGAGTCACCCCATGGAAAACCACCTTACCTGGAGTGGTCAACGGGGCCAACAATCCAGGCATCCGGGTATTTGAATATGACCGAGCCTCACTGAGCCTGCAG GACATGGTGACCTACTTCGTGAACCTGAGCCAGGCGAACGCGCAGGGGACCCCGCTCTGGGAGCCAGAGTACCGGCTCACCGAGGCCTACGGGGTGCCCGACGCAGGCGCCCGCTCCATGCACGCGGCGCTGGGCCGCATCGCCGACGACCCCGGCGCGCTGCAGCGCTACTACGTCTACAACTCGGTCAGCTACGACCGCGAAGCCTGCGGCCCGGCCTGCCGCGCCGAGCACTTGTGCGCGCTGCGCGAGGTGGCCTTCGACGCCTACGCCGCCTGCCTGCGCGCCCCCGGCGCCGCGCCCGCGCCCCAGCTCGCGCTCCTGCTCGCGGCGCTGCTGGGCCCGCGCGCACTGCTCGCGCTGCTCGCGCCCTGA
- the XKR8 gene encoding XK-related protein 8 isoform X2, translating into MPWLPRAALLWDVVLGFLGTAAFLIDLGADLWAAGQYVLSGRYLWAALVLALLGLASVALQLFSWVWLRADPAGLHAPQPPGRYLALLHLLQLGYLYRCVQGLQQGLLVWQQEAPSEFDLAYADFLTLDISMLRLFETFLETTPQLTLVLAIVLQSGRAEPYQWVGICTSFMGISWALLDYHRALRTCLPTRSRLGLGSSVFYFLWNLLLLWPRVLAVALFSALFPHYVALHFLGLWLVLLLWVWLQGTDFMPDSCSEWLYRATVATILYFSWFNVAEGRTRGRATIHLLFLLSDSVLMVVTWLTHVTWLPSGIPLQMLLPASGICFLLGLALRLVYYCWLHPSCRWEPDQVDGAQDVCSLEGRRLPHNRRLTHLARNFFPRVRDEAALPQKGEENGVL; encoded by the exons ATGCCCTGGTTGCCCCGCGCCGCGCTCCTCTGGGACGTGGTCCTGGGCTTTTTGGGCACCGCCGCCTTCCTGATCGACCTGGGCGCCGACCTGTGGGCCGCGGGCCAGTATGTGCTCAGCGGCCGCTACCTGTGGGCCGCGCTGGTGCTGGCGCTGCTGGGCCTCGCCTCGGTCGCGCTGCAGCTCTTCAGCTGGGTCTGGTTGCGCGCCGACCCCGCCGGCTTGCACGCGCCGCAGCCCCCGGGCCGCTACCTGGCGCTGCTGCATCTCTTGCAGCTGGGCTACCTGTACAG GTGTGTGCAGGGGCTGCAGCAGGGGCTCCTGGTGTGGCAGCAGGAGGCGCCCTCCGAGTTTGACCTGGCTTATGCCGACTTCCTAACCCTGGACATCAGCATGCTGCGGCTCTTCGAGACCTTCTTGGAGACGACACCACAGCTCACGCTGGTGCTGGCCATCGTGTTGCAGAGCGGCCGGGCCGAGCCCTACCAGT GGGTCGGCATCTGCACGTCTTTCATGGGCATCTCGTGGGCGCTGCTTGACTACCACCGGGCCTTGCGCACCTGCCTCCCCACCAGGTCGCGCCTGGGGCTGGGCTCCTCTGTGTTCTACTTCCTGTGGAACCTGCTGCTGCTGTGGCCCCGAGTGCTGGCCGTGGCCCTCTTCTCTGCTCTCTTCCCCCACTACGTGGCCCTGCACTTCCTGGGCCTGTGGCTGGTGCTGCTGTTGTGGGTCTGGCTGCAGGGCACAGACTTCATGCCAGACTCCTGCTCGGAGTGGCTGTACCGGGCCACTGTGGCCACCATTCTGTACTTCTCCTGGTTCAACGTGGCCGAGGGCCGCACCCGAGGCCGCGCCACCATCCACCTACTGTTCCTCCTGAGTGACAGTGTCCTCATGGTGGTCACGTGGTTGACTCACGTCACCTGGCTGCCCAGTGGGATCCCACTGCAGATGTTGCTGCCAGCGAGTGGCATCTGCTTCCTCTTGGGCCTGGCTCTGCGGCTCGTGTACTACTGCTGGCTGCACCCGAGCTGCCGCTGGGAGCCTGACCAGGTGGATGGGGCCCAGGACGTCTGCTCCCTCGAGGGGCGTCGGCTGCCTCACAACAGGCGCTTGACCCACTTGGCTCGGAACTTTTTCCCCAGGGTTAGGGATGAGGCTGCTTTGCcacagaagggagaggagaatggggtCCTTTGA
- the XKR8 gene encoding XK-related protein 8 isoform X1 has translation MPWLPRAALLWDVVLGFLGTAAFLIDLGADLWAAGQYVLSGRYLWAALVLALLGLASVALQLFSWVWLRADPAGLHAPQPPGRYLALLHLLQLGYLYRASIPHLPRCVQGLQQGLLVWQQEAPSEFDLAYADFLTLDISMLRLFETFLETTPQLTLVLAIVLQSGRAEPYQWVGICTSFMGISWALLDYHRALRTCLPTRSRLGLGSSVFYFLWNLLLLWPRVLAVALFSALFPHYVALHFLGLWLVLLLWVWLQGTDFMPDSCSEWLYRATVATILYFSWFNVAEGRTRGRATIHLLFLLSDSVLMVVTWLTHVTWLPSGIPLQMLLPASGICFLLGLALRLVYYCWLHPSCRWEPDQVDGAQDVCSLEGRRLPHNRRLTHLARNFFPRVRDEAALPQKGEENGVL, from the exons ATGCCCTGGTTGCCCCGCGCCGCGCTCCTCTGGGACGTGGTCCTGGGCTTTTTGGGCACCGCCGCCTTCCTGATCGACCTGGGCGCCGACCTGTGGGCCGCGGGCCAGTATGTGCTCAGCGGCCGCTACCTGTGGGCCGCGCTGGTGCTGGCGCTGCTGGGCCTCGCCTCGGTCGCGCTGCAGCTCTTCAGCTGGGTCTGGTTGCGCGCCGACCCCGCCGGCTTGCACGCGCCGCAGCCCCCGGGCCGCTACCTGGCGCTGCTGCATCTCTTGCAGCTGGGCTACCTGTACAG GGCATCCATACCCCACCTGCCTAGGTGTGTGCAGGGGCTGCAGCAGGGGCTCCTGGTGTGGCAGCAGGAGGCGCCCTCCGAGTTTGACCTGGCTTATGCCGACTTCCTAACCCTGGACATCAGCATGCTGCGGCTCTTCGAGACCTTCTTGGAGACGACACCACAGCTCACGCTGGTGCTGGCCATCGTGTTGCAGAGCGGCCGGGCCGAGCCCTACCAGT GGGTCGGCATCTGCACGTCTTTCATGGGCATCTCGTGGGCGCTGCTTGACTACCACCGGGCCTTGCGCACCTGCCTCCCCACCAGGTCGCGCCTGGGGCTGGGCTCCTCTGTGTTCTACTTCCTGTGGAACCTGCTGCTGCTGTGGCCCCGAGTGCTGGCCGTGGCCCTCTTCTCTGCTCTCTTCCCCCACTACGTGGCCCTGCACTTCCTGGGCCTGTGGCTGGTGCTGCTGTTGTGGGTCTGGCTGCAGGGCACAGACTTCATGCCAGACTCCTGCTCGGAGTGGCTGTACCGGGCCACTGTGGCCACCATTCTGTACTTCTCCTGGTTCAACGTGGCCGAGGGCCGCACCCGAGGCCGCGCCACCATCCACCTACTGTTCCTCCTGAGTGACAGTGTCCTCATGGTGGTCACGTGGTTGACTCACGTCACCTGGCTGCCCAGTGGGATCCCACTGCAGATGTTGCTGCCAGCGAGTGGCATCTGCTTCCTCTTGGGCCTGGCTCTGCGGCTCGTGTACTACTGCTGGCTGCACCCGAGCTGCCGCTGGGAGCCTGACCAGGTGGATGGGGCCCAGGACGTCTGCTCCCTCGAGGGGCGTCGGCTGCCTCACAACAGGCGCTTGACCCACTTGGCTCGGAACTTTTTCCCCAGGGTTAGGGATGAGGCTGCTTTGCcacagaagggagaggagaatggggtCCTTTGA